In the Bernardetia sp. genome, TCAATATTGCGAGCAGAGGAAATGTAGTTCATACTAAATTTGCGTGGAGAAGATTATGGATACATGTTACCCATAAATCTGTATCTTATTTAGAACAACTAAAGGTAAGAAAAGTTCTCTTACGATTAGTTACTTTTTCCCTTGTCATTTTTGGAATTTGGGTTTGTAATCTAATTTGGTTCAAGCCTTTTAGCATTAAGTTATTTTATGAGCGAATGTTTATAGAATATGGACAAGATGACCCAGAACTTATGAGCCGTCTGCATCTTTTAGAAAACTATGGCATTACCTACTACAATAGCTTACTTACCAATATCTCAGACGAGCAACGAGACAAACGCTATGAGGAAAGTATTGTCCGAAATTTCGAAATGCTCCGAACGTATAAACGCTCTCAACAAACAAAAGAAGAAATTCTTTCTACTGAAATTTTAGATTGGTATTTAGAATTAGAAATTTTTAGAAATGCCTTCCGTCAATACGAATATCCTGTAAACCACATTAATGGAATACAAGTAGAATTACCTCGTTTTATGATGGAAGTACATCAGATAGAGACACTTGGTGATGCTGAAGATTACTTAGAAAGGCTCTCTAAGTTTGAAGATAAGTTCGAACAGCTTATACGACTTTTAGAATCAAGAAAAGAAGCCAATGTAATCCCTCCTCGTTTTATTTTAGAGCGTGTAATCAAAGAAACAGAAGATTTTATTTCAAGAGATGTACAATACAATCCTCTTTATAAAGATTTTGCTCGTAAGGTAGAAAATGCAAAGCATATTCTAGAACATCCCAACCATCAAAACGAAGGTGTAGTCAGCCCAAAGGAAGAATTAAAAATTGAGGCTCAAAATATTATAAAATACAGCGTATATCCTGCTTATAAAAAACTACTGACTTATTTAAAAGAAGAACTCAAAGTATCGACCGATGAAGCTGGTGTTTGGAAACTTGGTAGTGATGAAGCTATGGCAATGATGTATTATAATACTATGCTGATGGTACATGCTCATGTGTCTCAAGAAGAATCAGCAGAAGAATATCATTATAAAGGCATAGAAGAAATAGAAAGATTAAGACAAAACTTAATGACCATTTTTGACTCCTTAAATTTTACTCAAAAAGATTCAATTTCTCAAAACTTAGCTCAATTAAATAGAAGTCTGCCTGAAGATTTTTTAGTTGAAGACAATTACAAAGAATATTTGGAGCAGTACCAACACTACTCTGATGCTGCTTTTATGTCTTTCCCTAATTTCTTTTCAAAGTATCCAGAAAATTCGCTACAACTCGTTCGTGTTCCAGTTCCAAAAGAGAGTACATCACCTTTACTCAAATTTCATGGAGGGCAGGGCAAAACCTCTCCAGCACTTCAAATAAATTTAAAAAATGCTGAACAGATTCCCCAAAACAAAATGCCTGTTTGGATTTATGAAAAAGCTGGTGGGCGTTATATTCAAGCATGGTATGAACAACAACTAGAAAATATTCCTACATTCAGAAAAGTGTTGCAATTTGATGTATATTACGAAGGATGGGAAGGGTATTATTCCGACTTACTAGCTGAAGAAAATAAAACTAATATAAGTTATTATGATGATTTGTATGTCAGAATTGGTAAAATTCAGAATGAGCTTTTTATTACCTCACTCCTAGTGGTCGATACAGGAATCCACCTCAAACAATGGACAAGAGAAGAGGCAATCGATTTTTTGGTAAGAAATACTGGACTTTCAAGACAAGCTATGCGAGATGAAGTAGATAAAATTGTCGTTCGCCCCGCACAGGCTACTATTTATAAAATTGGTAAAATCTATTTCAAAAATTTAAGACAATATACAGAAGAGGCTTTAGGTAAAGATTTTGACCTAAAAGAGTTTCACGAAGTACTTCTTAAAAACGGACACATTCCGTTACCTGTATTGAAAAAACAAGTAGAACAGTTTGTCATTGATAAGAAGAAGAAAATAAAAGACACAGAAGGAAAATAATTTTACAAAAATTTGCTTATTCAAAATTTAATTTCTATATTGCATTAATTTACAGAACAAATAATTACAAACGGTAATTTTTACAAAATAAATAATTAAAATCTTCGCTTAAAAAGCAACAAAATCGTTGTTGTTCCGTTTAAGAGATAGAGTAGTATTACTCTTGAGACCTTCAAATATGTTTGAAAGGGTAATAGTACAGGATTTTAATATTCTGTAATTCACCATCATTGTAGAAATCTCTAAAGCAATATATTCAATCGGAATATATTTGGTTTCTTTAGAAAGACTACATTATTAGTATTTTTATTTTTGTAAAATTAAATTTTATACTATATGGTTTAAAAATTTTCCGAATTGTTTTTCGAAAAGTTTATTGATTTGAAGTGCTGAATTACTTTAGTTTTGTTTGGCGATTTTTATAAGAAGGCTTAGGTAAAATCTAAGTGATTATAGTTATAGAACAGCTTAAAAAACTTTCTATATATTCTTTGGTGATGAGAAAAATAAAGAATCTTTTTATATAATTGTCAGTTTTGTGCCTTTTGAGCATAAAAAAACTCGTAAAGCCAAAAGCAAAACGATTACTAAGTAAAATCTTGAAGCAACAGTATATATTTTTCCCTTTGGAGAGTAATGAAAATTATAGCTTAAAAAACTCCCTAATTTTTAACCTTTCGTATCAAAGCGACCTTACTGAGATTTAGAAATTATGGCTTTAAGATAGTGTAATTGTAGTTTGTGCCACAAATACTAAACATCTAGTTTTCAAAAAACACTTCAACCTTGTTATCTCGCTTTATAAATGATAACATGTTTTGTATCTTTAATTATGTTTCACCCTAGAGCTAAGAAAGGAGAAGAATTTTGCTCAACACATTTTATAGTAATCATAGATGTATTTCTTTTGTTCTAAATTTGGGAAGCAGCTAACTAAATAGTAAGCCAACAGGAAATGAGATAATAAAGTGGATAGTTTAAAGTAGTTGTCCATTTGAAATAAGTAAAATCTATTTCTATCTTATCTATTTCATGATAGTTCGTCTTTTTCGCTTACTTATCAGATAATGTGAAATTTATCTAGTTGTATTGCAGTCCTATCTATTCTAAAATCAATTTTAGCTATACTTAGTAGTTATGTATTTTTAAGTATTTACGCTTATAAAAGTGCTTATTGATAATTTTAGTTAGAAAGAATTTAGTACAAGCATAGTGAACGAGATTAGTTTTAATTATTTAAAATTTGTTCCCTAAGTTATGAAATCATCTAATATGAGTTAATCCTTATTATTTTAGAAATAGTAAGGATTAATTTTTTGTCAAAAACAATATTCAAAAACATAGAGTTTATGAAATAAATTATTTTTCATCAAACTAAGAATAAACATGAATATCAAATCCATTTTTTTATCTGTTCTCTTTATTTTTTTAACAATATGTTCCATTTCAAGCTGTAAGAGTAACAAACAATCAGCTAATATAACTAATGAACAAAAACTAGCAAGAGTTTGGATGCTAACCGATATGAACCTAAACAATGGCAGTAATTTCTCTAAGGAAGATTTTACAAAAGCAGGAGCAAACATAGACCTTACCAAGCTCAAAGAAATAAGCACTGATTTAGAAGGAAAACGAATTGCTCAAGGCAGTGCATTTATGGGTTGTAACAATATTTTCTTTACTA is a window encoding:
- a CDS encoding DUF885 domain-containing protein, which encodes MVEVEENIHNAISERNTTLNIASRGNVVHTKFAWRRLWIHVTHKSVSYLEQLKVRKVLLRLVTFSLVIFGIWVCNLIWFKPFSIKLFYERMFIEYGQDDPELMSRLHLLENYGITYYNSLLTNISDEQRDKRYEESIVRNFEMLRTYKRSQQTKEEILSTEILDWYLELEIFRNAFRQYEYPVNHINGIQVELPRFMMEVHQIETLGDAEDYLERLSKFEDKFEQLIRLLESRKEANVIPPRFILERVIKETEDFISRDVQYNPLYKDFARKVENAKHILEHPNHQNEGVVSPKEELKIEAQNIIKYSVYPAYKKLLTYLKEELKVSTDEAGVWKLGSDEAMAMMYYNTMLMVHAHVSQEESAEEYHYKGIEEIERLRQNLMTIFDSLNFTQKDSISQNLAQLNRSLPEDFLVEDNYKEYLEQYQHYSDAAFMSFPNFFSKYPENSLQLVRVPVPKESTSPLLKFHGGQGKTSPALQINLKNAEQIPQNKMPVWIYEKAGGRYIQAWYEQQLENIPTFRKVLQFDVYYEGWEGYYSDLLAEENKTNISYYDDLYVRIGKIQNELFITSLLVVDTGIHLKQWTREEAIDFLVRNTGLSRQAMRDEVDKIVVRPAQATIYKIGKIYFKNLRQYTEEALGKDFDLKEFHEVLLKNGHIPLPVLKKQVEQFVIDKKKKIKDTEGK